Genomic DNA from Phyllopteryx taeniolatus isolate TA_2022b chromosome 10, UOR_Ptae_1.2, whole genome shotgun sequence:
ttaaacattttggagTGGCAATGAACTCTAATGAATGTGTGGCTGAGGCTCTCAAATTTGAGATATCAGAGCACGGtacagttttttcttttatgaCTGCAAGATGCTTTGGTGACATCACACTGGAGACTGGATTGTTTGGCCTTTAAACAAATAACAATGGCTACAACAGCTCTGACTGGATTCTCCATAATGAGTCTTCTCAGCCTCGGATACCTGACCTGGGATTTTAATGGTCCCAATCAGGTGGAAAATGAGCCAGGTCAGACTTTTGGCGGGGGATCTCTTGGTCCAAAGCCTCCTCACATAATCTTCATTATGACAGATGATCAGGGATTCAACGACATAGGCTATCACAGCTCAGATATAAAGACGCCGGTGCTGGATAAGATGGCTGCTGATGGGGTGAAGCTGGAGAATTATTACATCCAGCCCATCTGCACTCCATCCCGAAGCCAACTCATCACTGGGAGGTACAGTAGCTCTCTCATAGTTCAGTCTGCACAACTCTTTTAGGTTTTGAGAAATGTGTTGTGCGCAAAAAATGGTATGGAAGTGCTTGACTATAAtagttaattaaaaatgtgtttatagtGAACCCAATCTTAAACACAAATTAACTAAAATGCAGATTTATCTTATAATTATTAAATAACAATTTAACTTATAGCTTTGGTATAAATTCCAATTGCATTGTATTTCATCTCGCAATATAAATACTTGCCCAAAATGATAATGACATTTGAGTTCTTTGAAAGTCATTTTTACTCACTAAAACTTTGAAAGGTACTGTAACTGTTGGTAGGAAAACAAATCTGGCAATATTATGTAGCTGACCTCCTTGAATCGTGAAAAACAacgaaacatttcattttgtcaCGTTACGATAATTTTAACTTAACCCAGAAGCAGGTGGaggctgaagaagtttgtggagaatggtttattgagaagAGATTCGGTGGTGGATCCTTGAGGTGTACTGGCGGGTCCTCGAGACAGGGAGCGTGCCGCAGGCGGTAGCTTAAGCAGGTGAATGGCTTGGTGGGGTGAtggaagaggtcagcaaggcggggaagacggaaggagcactgaggacaaggaagaacatggaggtcagaaatattgcgaggactggcgtagcttacATGTAAGTAGATAGCCAGTGTACTGGGTGAACATTAGTACTCTGGTAATGGAGTCTTGGATCtgacaggcttaaatgcaggtgatgatgaaggcCGAGGTGGTgatgattactgggaagagaaagagagagggcgagaggggcgcaaagctacacccaagctccaacaagggCACAATTCATGACACATTTATCTTTCTCCTTCCTCATCATATGTTGTCATGTGTACAGGGGGATCGGAATtggctttaaaataaaaaaagtcagaaacaATGCCTTCTGGCCCATTAATCTGGAGGTTGCATTAGTTTTTCTTTAAGGGTTTGGGCTTTGCCACAGGAGTGTCACAGTTCAAGTTCTTCTGCGGGCAAAATGTGTAAATGGCAAccagttgttggagagatgctagtctgcttcctaAATACTGCCGAGGTCCCTTGGATCAaggtattttaaaaagttatttaataaaaacatatgtCTGGTTTACCAGAGCCTACATCCAGAGGGTGCCTTTGGGACTATAGCTTTATTTCTTTATAGTCAGCAATTTGGCTCCCCAAACAgagtaaaatattatttatttcaaagatGGGTGCTTCTGTAAATAGGTAAATTAGTGTAGTCATTGACACTTAGACTAACCAATGTTTGTACAAAGAAGCAAAATcctcttgagtttgttgtcacatttctgtccggccaattattcgtgcactcactgtactagtctcgccacgctgcactatttgcatatctgttgttgaccaatactggccactcatgtgcctgagtagaatttgcaacatttgcacaatcgacattgtcccagattatcgcactactggtcactttaaactgcatacatttcttgaagtctcaacgtcctttgcacaatggccattgcaccGGACGATTGTTctgttagtcatttcaaactgctctactTGCTAGAagactttgcatctttttgcacaattgtcaaaaaaaaaaaaaaaaaaaaaaaaaaatatatatatatatatatatatatatatatatatatatatattcagatttaccattaccagattacgagcaaccttttattggtcagtgactgttttttttcgatgtctttatgtctcaaaagtattctctgtcaattgaatgtctgttgtcatactagagcggctccaactactggacacaaattccttgtgtgtttttgacatacttggcaaataaagatgatttctgattctgattgtgaagaaTGAGTGAGATACAATTATTTGCTGAAGGAAGAAACGTAAAGGAGAAAATTAAGACATTTGGTcgaactaatattacagcacaTTTGTCACTCTGACACTGTTCTGTAATTATTCTGCAGGTACCAGATTCACACAGGCCTTCAGCACTCAATCATCCGACCCCGCCAGCCCAACTGTCTACCCTTCCACCATGTTACCCTGCCTCAGAGGCTGCAGGAGCTTGGCTACTCCACCCACATGGTGGGCAAGTGGCACTTGGGCTTTTACAAGAAAGAGTGCCTGCCAACACGACGTGGCTTTGACACATATTTTGGCTCCTTGACCGGTAGTGTCAATTACTACACCTACAAGTCCTGTGATGGTCCGAGGCAATGTGGTTTTGACCTCCACGAAGATGAGACAGTAGCCTGGGGTCAGAAAGGAAAATACTCCACCCATTTGTACACACAGAGGGTCCGCAAAATCCTGGCAAGCCATGATTCCCACTCTCAGCCACTCTTTATCTACCTTTCCTTTCAAGCTGTTCACACACCATTACAGTCCCCGCGGGAGTACATCTATCCGTACCGAGGGCTTGGCAATGTGGCCCGCAGGAAGTACGCTGCCATGGTCTCTGTGGTGGATGAGGCGGTTCGGAATATAACATATGCCCTCCGTAAGTATGGCTACTATCAAAACAGCGTCATCATCTTTTCTACGGACAATGGCGGACAACCAATGTCTGGCGGAAATAATTGGCCACTCCGCGGGCGTAAAGGCACCTACTGGGAAGGTGGAGTCCGAGGCTTGGGATTTGTCCACAGTCCTCtggtgaggaagaagaggagggtgAGTAAAGCCCTGGTGCACATCACTGACTGGTACCCCACACTGGTACGCTTGGCAGGtggcaatgagtctcttactAAGGGGGTGGATGGATATGATGTTTGGGAAGCCATCAGTGAGGGGAAGGAGTCTCCCAGATTAGAGATCCTGCACAACATTGACCCTCTCTATAACCGCGCTCGCAGTGGCTCCCTGCAGAAGGGATATGGGATTTGGAATACAGCTGTGCAGGCCTCCATCCGAGCTGGGGACTGGAAATTGCTCACAGGAGATCCTGGTTACGGAGACTGGACCCCACCCCAGATGCTTCCGAGCTTCCCTGGCAGCTGGTGGAACCTCGAGAGGCACACTGAAACCAGGAAATCGATATGGCTTTTCAACATCTCTGGAGACCCCTATGAACGTTTTGACCTCTCTGAGCAGAGACCAGATGTTGTCAAAGAGTTGATGGCAAGACTGGTGTACTACAACCGCACCGCCGTCCCAGTACGATACCCATCAGAAGACCATCGGGCTGACCCTAGCCTCAATGGTGGTGCCTGGGTTCCCTGGCTGGGAGACGAAGAAGAGGACAACTGGGGCTCCTTTTATCCAAAGAAGAATACAGACTGGAAGAAGAAGCTTCAACTGTCTCATAGCAGGTCATTTTTCAGGAGACTCAACACGAGAATCATGTCGAATAGGATATGAATAGAAGGCATAAATGAATTTCACAGGTACGATGTTTACCCACTATTCGCAGGGGATATGGACCGAGCTCTGCCGTGAAAAGCAACAACGAGTAATTGACACGCCCctaaaaaggtttttaaatgattacagatgccacaaaatggcagcaaagcactacttctgTGTAAATGtcactcctcaactcacttcaacatagtttcttggcaccaagatgccacaagatagtgacagagaattgtttgtctcaatgaagctcctcaactcacttcaatataGTTTCTTCTCAGCAAGATGGCCCTAAAGTGCCACCACTGTGTTTAGAAAGATATTGTTTTGTCTTATTGGAAGATAGATGCAAGTATGTGATTCAGGCTTCTTTTTTTGGATTAAAATGTTGGTTTATCTGTTTACCGGACGTTTGGTGCATTCAACACTATTTCATAATTCTGAAGAATGGAAACAGTATTGCCTAGAACCTTGTGTTCAAACACAATACAGAATTCTCACCTGTTGCCCAGAGCCAGGCCCGTTTCCTTGTTGAGATGATACCATTCAATCAATATattataatgtattattttctgtgttaatgttttcattgtatattttatttaaagccttgtgtgttttggctaTAGACTCTGTTTTGTACTGCAGCTCTTTCACTGTACGGGAAGACCCTGCTACCTCAGCAATGATGTACGTTTTCCTATCAcgtaaaatgtgaatctatcgaTCTATGAAGGGAATCGTGACGGACATCAGCACAGCCTCCGCTAAATTACTTTGCAATAGCTAAttccaaatatattttcatattccTGTTGCAAAAAGGCTCCTGTTGTTTCTCAATTTATTAATGTATTGTATATGTGTCGTATATATGTTGTATATGTTCAATATTGTGACAAATACaaagaaagatcattttaaaagaGTGAAACCATCCAATATCTTTTTAAAGATCTCTTAAAATTAACATTACAAGTTAAtccaatttaaaacatttgtttacatttaagaTTACGTGTCAAAATAATGATCAAAACATACAAAGCATAAGAAAACTTTAAAAAGGAATACTATATAACATACTTTTGAAACAATTTGTGTATTCAGTTAGTGTTCTAACTCAAAAAGGTGAGCAACACATCTAAATCATTTGACATAAATGTGATGAATCCAATGTACAATGAAGCAAAGTTTAAGAATGTGCCCACcttgtgatttttaaaacacagtGTCCATTTCTCATTCCTCCTCAGCAGCTCCTCAATATGATGCCAAGTGTGGGCGGAAATAATCACAACGGCGTGGCCAACAATGTCAAACACGAGGCttggaaatatttgtttatcaagtaaatttacattttgcatGAGGAAACTAGTTTCAGACACTAAGAACCTGTAATATTATAATTGCAGTTACATGGGGAAATGTAGttgatgtataaaaaaaacaaatggaaataaaaaaaaaaaacagtactatACAGCACAACACAATGTGTTCTGGGATGCTGGTCGAGCGCTGATTTGTTTATAGAATAATATTTCAGATATCAATGAAGAGAAATTGAAATGATCTGTTCcactttacatttaaatttacataCAATTACCAGAGAGAAATTTCTTGTGTTTAACATACTTGgctaaataaagatgattctgattgtgaagagGTTTTCATGATGCACCATTTTACCCAATGTTGGTCCATTCTTCTGTTGTTTTCTCTGTGTTGAAAGAAGGTAGTTACAAGCAGCCACCTTGAAACTGTGCTTGGTCATTCAATCACGCAACAGACTGCTGTAATTTCTCAAAGGAGAAGTGAGACATTTTACTCAACTTCCTTCCTTTTCGACTTGCCCGTTTCCTGTTAAATTACTGATTATTCTGTTTCTCTACAACAATCTTGCTATAGAAAGCAGGAATATGGAGCAGGCTCTCATTCTTCTTCTGCTGTTTGGTGGAACAGCACATGGTAATATTTTCATCAGGAATAATGCATGGATAATGTTCTCAATCTAGTCTaaatttgatgtttttcttcttaCAGCTTTCCTTACTCCTGGTGAATCTAGATGTAATGGTACCAAGGAGAACTCTCATTGCTCCGTCACTCTTGGAGGATCTGTCTACATCCAAGTGATCCTCGACGTGAGTGGCCTTCAGCTGCGATGTAAGAAACTGCTTCCCAGCGGACCCATCGTTGTTTTTAcggtgaaaaaagaaaagccgGTGATACAAGAAGCCTTCAGAAATAGAACAGAGTTCTTCATTAACAATGGGACTTTAAAAATTTCCAGCATTGAGAGGACTGACTCAGGTCAGTATACAGTGGAAGTCTTTGATCTGAATGGGCACCTTGTCAAAATCGTCACAGTGGAACTGGATGTCCGAGGTAAGTAGCAAAAAGTTCAAA
This window encodes:
- the arsia gene encoding arylsulfatase I, whose translation is MATTALTGFSIMSLLSLGYLTWDFNGPNQVENEPGQTFGGGSLGPKPPHIIFIMTDDQGFNDIGYHSSDIKTPVLDKMAADGVKLENYYIQPICTPSRSQLITGRYQIHTGLQHSIIRPRQPNCLPFHHVTLPQRLQELGYSTHMVGKWHLGFYKKECLPTRRGFDTYFGSLTGSVNYYTYKSCDGPRQCGFDLHEDETVAWGQKGKYSTHLYTQRVRKILASHDSHSQPLFIYLSFQAVHTPLQSPREYIYPYRGLGNVARRKYAAMVSVVDEAVRNITYALRKYGYYQNSVIIFSTDNGGQPMSGGNNWPLRGRKGTYWEGGVRGLGFVHSPLVRKKRRVSKALVHITDWYPTLVRLAGGNESLTKGVDGYDVWEAISEGKESPRLEILHNIDPLYNRARSGSLQKGYGIWNTAVQASIRAGDWKLLTGDPGYGDWTPPQMLPSFPGSWWNLERHTETRKSIWLFNISGDPYERFDLSEQRPDVVKELMARLVYYNRTAVPVRYPSEDHRADPSLNGGAWVPWLGDEEEDNWGSFYPKKNTDWKKKLQLSHSRSFFRRLNTRIMSNRI